A section of the Leptospira kobayashii genome encodes:
- a CDS encoding helix-turn-helix domain-containing protein, with protein sequence MDYVTFQEKVCKRIKDLRLEKKMTQEEVSGLEMGVRAYQRIESGGNAPNLQSLFRIANALGVHPREILNVSLTDDLPSKKKIIINSK encoded by the coding sequence ATGGATTATGTAACATTTCAAGAGAAAGTTTGTAAGCGTATCAAAGATTTACGTTTAGAAAAAAAGATGACCCAAGAGGAAGTTTCCGGCCTGGAAATGGGCGTTAGGGCGTATCAGAGGATAGAATCAGGGGGAAATGCTCCCAATCTTCAAAGTCTTTTCAGAATCGCAAATGCTTTGGGAGTTCATCCGAGAGAAATATTAAATGTTTCTTTAACGGATGATTTGCCGAGTAAGAAAAAAATAATCATAAATTCCAAATAA
- a CDS encoding sensor histidine kinase — translation MNINTWDSEIAPYLELVLSSLPYGNYAILDEDLRFLLITGKDYSERGYHSDAFVGKTLSEVPESYKNHWEAHCKNALNGIVFQDEYRVDDETYYVKIAPIRFPNSERLFVLFSGLNITKYKGIEKQMFDILEKQGTLIEYEENLHKEIIQIFNWRQEIGGKGGNKQWMEQALPNLNTSLMQGSGLGALVTSIGAMLRKAKKEEKTATVPLTHLEMVEDNFKSTKKLVETLAKAQLVFEETKSAQEKKSLKEVILFFEEEQKNLEPMLAIKKQDLIVSTLKNADSSYVLINEHALRSVVREVLINAMKYSTDKSTIVVLFMRSEGHFIIKVMNPPAYPAIQNLDYKKSEEVVLFQPFYRLSRAVDERYDAEEFGLGLGLAIVKKVIEDMKAKVYFNVIQSNIYSNVGSEVCISLEFPIVEK, via the coding sequence ATGAATATAAATACATGGGATTCCGAAATAGCTCCATACTTAGAATTAGTACTTAGTTCGCTACCGTACGGAAATTATGCCATTTTAGACGAAGATTTGAGATTCCTTCTTATTACCGGAAAGGATTATTCGGAAAGAGGTTATCATTCCGATGCATTCGTCGGTAAAACTCTTTCCGAAGTTCCGGAAAGTTACAAGAATCATTGGGAGGCTCATTGCAAGAACGCTTTGAACGGTATTGTGTTTCAAGATGAATATCGAGTGGATGATGAAACTTACTATGTTAAGATTGCACCGATTCGTTTTCCGAACTCGGAACGATTATTTGTTTTGTTTTCGGGTTTGAACATCACCAAATACAAAGGAATTGAAAAACAGATGTTTGATATTCTGGAGAAGCAAGGTACTCTCATCGAATATGAAGAAAATTTACATAAAGAAATCATTCAAATTTTCAATTGGCGGCAAGAGATCGGAGGAAAGGGAGGAAATAAACAATGGATGGAACAAGCTCTTCCCAATCTGAATACTTCTTTGATGCAAGGTTCCGGTTTAGGTGCTTTGGTCACTTCGATCGGAGCTATGCTTAGGAAAGCTAAAAAAGAAGAAAAGACCGCAACCGTTCCGCTGACTCATTTGGAAATGGTAGAGGATAACTTTAAAAGTACTAAAAAGCTGGTGGAAACTCTCGCCAAAGCTCAGTTAGTTTTTGAAGAGACTAAATCCGCTCAGGAAAAAAAATCCTTAAAAGAAGTGATTCTGTTTTTCGAGGAAGAACAAAAGAACTTAGAACCAATGCTTGCCATTAAAAAACAGGATTTGATCGTATCCACTCTCAAAAATGCGGATTCATCCTATGTTCTGATCAATGAACACGCTCTTCGAAGCGTAGTTAGGGAAGTTCTGATCAATGCTATGAAGTATTCTACCGACAAATCAACGATTGTCGTTCTTTTTATGCGTTCCGAAGGTCATTTCATCATCAAGGTAATGAATCCTCCCGCTTATCCCGCCATTCAAAATTTGGATTATAAAAAATCGGAAGAAGTTGTTTTATTTCAACCTTTCTATCGATTGAGCCGGGCAGTGGATGAACGTTATGATGCCGAAGAATTTGGTCTTGGTTTGGGACTTGCTATCGTGAAAAAAGTCATCGAAGATATGAAGGCCAAAGTGTATTTTAATGTGATTCAATCCAATATCTATTCCAATGTAGGATCGGAAGTTTGTATTTCTTTGGAGTTTCCCATTGTTGAGAAGTAA
- a CDS encoding sensor histidine kinase, translated as MKDSLESEFKPLLNDLCFLTSLEHVLGTIPKASYVIFDSNLKCKIITGKDFLTSGFGNEDLIDKDIEEILKLPLLSLSNLGTTPFRNALSGVSYEENAVIKQELYSFGISPLLFPCQDKDIKNPTDGERYVLFSCFHTPNHKLTETKLYDILEKQSKVIEYEEELFREITEIFNWRREMEGKGKHRVWMRKALPNLNTSLMQGSGLGGLVTSMGAMLRKAEKSETHAMVPLRHLEMVEENFKSTKKLVKSLADAQILFEETSSSSEKVNLQDVIDLIEEENRSLAGMLSIKNQNVVVSVLKNTKEYFLNIHKNTLKTAVREIFINAMKYSPDGISIIVLFLMSEGKFIIKFINPTNDLSIQSLNFKEAEDLALFQPFFRLNKTVDERYEKEEFSLGLGLAVVKKVIEDMKGHIHINSIQSGIYKNVLRSDSQHSLLSEICITLEFPII; from the coding sequence ATGAAGGATTCTTTAGAATCGGAATTTAAACCATTGCTGAATGATTTATGTTTCCTTACTAGTTTGGAACATGTACTTGGTACTATACCTAAAGCCAGTTATGTGATATTCGATTCAAATCTGAAATGTAAAATCATAACCGGGAAAGATTTTCTTACTAGTGGGTTTGGCAATGAGGATCTGATAGATAAGGATATAGAAGAAATTCTCAAATTACCGCTTTTATCACTTTCCAATCTTGGTACTACTCCTTTTCGGAACGCATTGAGCGGTGTAAGTTATGAGGAGAATGCAGTTATAAAACAGGAACTGTATTCGTTTGGCATATCTCCTCTTTTATTCCCCTGTCAAGATAAGGACATTAAAAATCCGACTGATGGAGAAAGATATGTTCTGTTTTCCTGCTTTCACACACCGAACCATAAGCTAACAGAAACTAAACTGTACGATATTTTGGAAAAACAATCCAAGGTGATTGAATATGAAGAAGAATTGTTCCGGGAGATTACCGAGATTTTCAACTGGCGCAGGGAGATGGAAGGTAAGGGAAAACATAGAGTTTGGATGCGCAAGGCGCTACCGAATTTAAATACGAGCCTTATGCAAGGTTCCGGGTTAGGCGGTCTTGTTACATCCATGGGTGCAATGCTTCGGAAAGCGGAAAAATCCGAAACTCACGCAATGGTTCCTCTTCGACATTTGGAAATGGTAGAAGAGAATTTTAAGAGTACAAAAAAATTAGTAAAGTCCCTTGCCGATGCGCAAATTCTTTTCGAAGAAACAAGCTCTTCATCGGAAAAGGTGAATTTGCAGGATGTGATCGATCTGATTGAAGAAGAAAACCGCAGTTTGGCCGGAATGCTCTCGATCAAAAATCAGAATGTTGTGGTGTCCGTACTTAAAAATACAAAAGAATATTTTTTAAATATTCATAAAAATACTCTTAAAACAGCTGTTAGAGAAATATTCATCAATGCAATGAAATATTCTCCCGATGGGATCAGTATCATAGTTCTCTTTCTCATGTCGGAAGGCAAATTTATCATCAAGTTCATCAATCCTACGAACGATTTGAGTATTCAGTCTTTGAATTTTAAAGAAGCGGAAGATTTGGCATTATTTCAGCCTTTCTTTCGATTGAATAAAACTGTGGATGAAAGATATGAAAAGGAAGAATTCAGTTTGGGGCTTGGACTCGCAGTCGTTAAGAAAGTAATAGAAGATATGAAAGGTCATATTCATATCAACTCTATCCAATCTGGAATTTACAAAAATGTTCTACGTTCCGATAGCCAACACTCCCTTCTTTCGGAAATTTGCATCACTTTGGAATTTCCAATCATTTGA